In Streptomyces thermolilacinus SPC6, a single genomic region encodes these proteins:
- a CDS encoding ABC transporter permease, with protein MSTETQIHNIGYRKYDGPRLGRAYARRSLYVQSLRGAYGLGRSAKSKVLPMILFGVMCAPALIVVAVAVISKADRLMLDYTRYAMVMQLVIYLYVASQAPQSVSRDLRFRTVPLYFSRPIERADYVVAKYGAMASALFILTSAPLLILYVGSLLAKMDFAEQTKDFAQGLVSVALLSVLFSGIALLLAALTPRRGFGVAAVIGALFITYGAVTTLQAIAWATDNLNAVTWLGLFSPITLVDGVQTAFLGATTSFPGEVGPDAATGAVYLLAVLALIAGSYAALMRRYRKAGL; from the coding sequence ATGAGTACCGAGACGCAGATCCACAACATCGGGTACCGCAAGTACGACGGACCCCGCCTCGGCCGCGCCTACGCGCGCAGGTCCCTGTACGTCCAGTCCCTCCGCGGCGCCTACGGTCTCGGCCGCAGCGCCAAGTCGAAGGTGCTGCCGATGATCCTCTTCGGCGTCATGTGCGCGCCTGCGCTGATCGTTGTCGCGGTGGCCGTCATCTCCAAGGCGGACCGGCTGATGCTGGACTACACCCGCTACGCCATGGTCATGCAGCTGGTGATCTACCTCTACGTGGCCAGCCAGGCGCCGCAGTCCGTCTCGCGCGACCTGCGCTTCCGCACCGTCCCGCTGTACTTCTCGCGGCCCATCGAACGGGCCGACTACGTCGTCGCCAAGTACGGCGCGATGGCGTCCGCCCTGTTCATCCTGACCTCGGCGCCGCTGCTGATCCTCTACGTGGGCTCGCTGCTGGCGAAGATGGACTTCGCCGAGCAGACGAAGGACTTCGCGCAGGGCCTGGTGTCCGTGGCGCTGCTGTCGGTCCTCTTCAGCGGGATCGCCCTGCTGCTGGCCGCCCTGACGCCCCGCCGCGGCTTCGGCGTCGCCGCCGTGATCGGCGCGCTGTTCATCACGTACGGCGCCGTCACCACCCTCCAGGCCATCGCCTGGGCCACGGACAACCTGAACGCCGTGACCTGGCTCGGCCTGTTCTCGCCGATCACCCTCGTCGACGGCGTGCAGACCGCCTTCCTCGGCGCCACCACGTCCTTCCCCGGCGAGGTGGGACCGGACGCCGCCACCGGCGCGGTCTACCTCCTGGCCGTTCTCGCGCTCATCGCCGGTTCGTACGCCGCGTTGATGCGCCGCTACCGAAAGGCCGGGCTGTGA
- a CDS encoding ABC transporter ATP-binding protein translates to MSVLSIDRVSRWFGNVVAVNDVTMSIGPGVTGLLGPNGAGKSTLINMMGGFLAPSAGSVTLDGQPVWRNESVYRHIGVVPEREAMYDFLTGREFVVANAELHGLGAAEAQRALATVEMEYAQDRKIGTYSKGMRQRVKMASALVHDPAVLLLDEPFNGMDPRQRMQLMDLLRRMGGEGRTVLFSSHILEEVEQLASHIEVIVAGRHAASGDFRRIRRLMTDRPHRYVVRSSDDRALAAALIADPSTAGIEVDVREGLLRVQAVDFGRFTELLPRVAREHSIRLLTVSPSDESLESVFSYLVAA, encoded by the coding sequence ATGAGCGTCCTCTCCATCGACCGTGTCTCCCGCTGGTTCGGCAACGTGGTCGCCGTCAACGACGTCACCATGTCCATCGGCCCCGGCGTGACCGGCCTCCTCGGCCCGAACGGCGCCGGCAAGTCCACCCTCATCAACATGATGGGCGGCTTCCTCGCCCCGTCCGCCGGCTCGGTCACCCTCGACGGACAGCCGGTCTGGCGCAACGAGTCCGTCTACCGCCACATCGGCGTCGTGCCGGAGCGGGAGGCGATGTACGACTTCCTGACGGGCCGCGAGTTCGTCGTCGCCAACGCCGAACTGCACGGCCTCGGCGCGGCGGAGGCCCAGCGCGCGCTCGCCACCGTCGAGATGGAGTACGCGCAGGACCGGAAGATCGGCACGTACAGCAAGGGCATGCGGCAGCGCGTGAAGATGGCGTCCGCCCTCGTCCACGACCCGGCGGTGCTCCTCCTCGACGAGCCGTTCAACGGCATGGACCCGCGCCAGCGCATGCAGCTGATGGACCTGCTGCGGCGCATGGGCGGAGAGGGCCGTACGGTCCTGTTCTCCTCGCACATCCTGGAGGAGGTCGAGCAACTCGCCTCCCACATCGAGGTCATCGTCGCCGGACGGCACGCGGCCAGCGGCGACTTCCGCCGCATCCGCCGCCTGATGACGGACCGGCCGCACCGCTACGTGGTGCGCTCCAGCGACGACCGGGCCCTGGCCGCCGCGCTGATCGCCGACCCCTCGACCGCCGGTATCGAGGTGGACGTGCGCGAGGGCCTCCTGCGCGTCCAGGCAGTGGACTTCGGCCGGTTCACCGAGCTGCTGCCGCGGGTCGCCCGCGAGCACTCCATCCGGCTGCTGACGGTCTCGCCTTC